From the Synechococcus sp. HK01-R genome, one window contains:
- a CDS encoding MFS transporter, giving the protein MLGDLWSFQGRYRTLHLTWFAFFLTFVVWFNLAPLATTVKADFGLSVPQIRTLAICNVALTVPARILIGMLLDKFGPRITYSSLLVFAAIPCLLFASAQDFNQLVVARLLLSIVGAGFVIGIRMVAEWFPPKEIGLAEGIYGGWGNFGSAFSALTLVIVAGWLSFSGGFELPGGDILNWRGAIALTGIISAVYGFIYYANVSDTPPGKAYQKPAKSAGLEVTSMKDFWGLLGMNVPFAAILCVLCWRLQKVGFLNAGTYPLALVAVLIWFIFQTWGIIRTNRELILGTKTYPKEDRYEFKQVAILELTYIVNFGSELAVVSMLPAFFESTFDLPKATAGILASCYAFVNLIARPGGGLISDRLGSRKGTMGLLTIGLGIGYLVMSLIKPGTFSGTAGIAIAVLLTMACSFFVQAGEGATFAMVPLVKKRVTGQIAGMVGAYGNVGAVAYLTIFSLLPIWMGGDAKDPSPEIVAASNSAFFQVLGIAGLIVGFLCYFFLKEPKGSFAEEHADEAALAKV; this is encoded by the coding sequence ATGCTTGGCGATCTTTGGTCGTTCCAGGGCAGGTACCGAACCCTTCACCTGACCTGGTTCGCCTTCTTCCTGACCTTCGTGGTCTGGTTCAACCTGGCCCCTCTGGCCACCACGGTGAAGGCGGATTTCGGACTCAGTGTTCCCCAGATCCGCACCCTGGCGATCTGCAACGTGGCATTGACTGTGCCCGCTCGCATCCTGATCGGGATGCTGCTCGACAAGTTCGGCCCACGCATCACCTACTCCTCCTTGCTGGTGTTCGCAGCCATTCCCTGTCTGCTGTTTGCCTCCGCTCAGGACTTCAACCAGCTGGTGGTGGCCCGTCTCCTGCTCTCGATCGTGGGCGCGGGTTTTGTGATCGGGATCCGCATGGTGGCTGAATGGTTCCCACCCAAGGAGATCGGCCTGGCAGAGGGGATCTACGGTGGTTGGGGCAACTTCGGCTCCGCCTTCTCTGCCCTCACCTTGGTGATCGTGGCCGGCTGGCTGTCATTCTCCGGCGGCTTCGAGCTACCGGGCGGCGACATCCTGAACTGGCGCGGTGCCATCGCCCTCACCGGCATCATCTCCGCGGTGTACGGCTTCATTTATTACGCCAACGTCAGTGACACCCCTCCTGGCAAGGCCTATCAGAAGCCGGCCAAGTCTGCGGGCCTTGAGGTCACATCCATGAAGGATTTCTGGGGTCTGCTGGGCATGAACGTGCCCTTCGCGGCCATCCTCTGCGTGCTCTGTTGGCGTCTCCAGAAAGTTGGCTTTCTGAATGCCGGCACCTATCCCCTGGCGTTGGTTGCGGTGCTGATCTGGTTCATCTTCCAGACCTGGGGAATCATCCGCACCAACCGTGAGCTGATCCTTGGAACTAAGACCTACCCCAAAGAGGATCGCTACGAGTTCAAACAGGTGGCCATCCTGGAGCTCACCTACATCGTCAACTTCGGTTCCGAGCTGGCCGTGGTGTCGATGCTCCCCGCCTTCTTCGAGAGCACCTTCGATCTACCCAAGGCCACGGCAGGCATCCTGGCCTCCTGCTACGCCTTCGTGAACTTGATCGCCCGCCCCGGTGGCGGACTGATCTCCGATCGGCTCGGGAGTCGCAAAGGCACGATGGGCTTGCTCACCATCGGCCTGGGCATCGGCTATTTGGTGATGAGCCTGATCAAGCCAGGAACCTTCAGCGGCACTGCCGGCATCGCGATTGCCGTTTTGCTCACCATGGCCTGCTCCTTCTTTGTGCAAGCCGGTGAAGGTGCCACCTTCGCCATGGTGCCCCTGGTGAAGAAGCGGGTCACCGGACAGATCGCTGGCATGGTGGGCGCCTACGGAAACGTCGGGGCCGTGGCCTACCTGACGATTTTCAGCCTCCTGCCCATCTGGATGGGTGGTGATGCGAAGGATCCCTCACCCGAAATCGTGGCGGCCTCCAACAGTGCCTTCTTCCAGGTGCTGGGGATCGCTGGCCTGATCGTGGGCTTCCTCTGCTACTTCTTCCTCAAAGAACCCAAGGGATCCTTTGCTGAAGAGCATGCCGATGAGGCTGCACTGGCGAAGGTCTGA
- a CDS encoding molybdenum cofactor guanylyltransferase: MTVIRASVVPRLLRACVLAGGASRRMGADKALLPHPRGGTWIDNTVAMARALDLQVLVLSGHPRHREHLASRFPDLSVLPEPWPPAGPLQAFAAVFSARVDEAWLVLPIDLPYLTSPALETLLVAWREQEHAALVAHDGERQQPLLGIYPGMAGSHAALERQLGRGCHRWHDWLDLIPHRSFFLPPEQLLNANHPADLAALTDGEF, encoded by the coding sequence GTGACGGTGATCCGAGCCTCTGTTGTGCCGCGACTGCTACGTGCGTGTGTTCTCGCCGGAGGGGCCAGCCGTCGCATGGGTGCTGACAAGGCGCTGTTGCCCCATCCCAGGGGCGGGACCTGGATTGACAACACCGTCGCCATGGCGAGAGCTCTGGATCTGCAGGTGCTGGTGCTGTCAGGTCATCCCCGACATCGTGAACACCTTGCTTCACGTTTTCCGGATTTGTCGGTGCTGCCTGAGCCTTGGCCTCCTGCCGGACCTTTGCAGGCTTTTGCTGCCGTGTTTTCCGCTCGGGTCGATGAGGCCTGGTTGGTGCTGCCGATCGATTTGCCTTACCTCACCTCCCCTGCCCTGGAGACGCTGTTGGTCGCCTGGCGGGAACAGGAGCACGCGGCCTTGGTGGCGCATGACGGCGAACGGCAGCAGCCCCTGCTTGGGATTTATCCCGGTATGGCTGGCTCCCACGCTGCACTCGAGCGGCAGTTAGGTCGCGGCTGCCATCGCTGGCACGATTGGTTGGACCTGATTCCCCACCGCTCCTTTTTTCTGCCTCCAGAGCAGCTGCTCAATGCCAACCATCCCGCTGATCTGGCAGCGTTGACTGATGGTGAGTTCTGA